The nucleotide window CGGGACATATCTAGGTCGTCATATCCCGCGAAAGCGGGGTATCCAGTACGCCGCGGCTTCTCGGTTCGAAACGAGCTGCTCTGGAATACTGGTTCACCCGCTTTCGCGGGTGATGACAGTGGTGGATGGATCGACGCAGCGCCTGCAAGGGCAGCAACAGGACAACGGCATTGTTCGACAATCTGTCGGAAAAGCTTGGTGGGATACTCGATCGGCTGACGGGCCGCGGTTCGCTGTCGGAAGCCGACGTTGACGCCGCGATGCGCGAGGTGCGCCGCGCGCTCTTGGAAGCCGACGTTGCGCTCGAGGTGGTCAGAAGCTTCACCGAGCGCGTCCGCGAGCAGGCGGTCGGCGCCACCGTCGTCAAGTCGGTCACGCCCGGCCAGATGGTGGTCAAGATCGTCCACGACGAACTGATCGCCACCCTTGGCGCGGACGGTCAGACCATCGATCTCAATGCGGTGCCGCCGGTCGCCATCATGATGGTCGGCCTGCAGGGCTCCGGCAAAACCACCACCACCGCAAAACTCGCCCGCCGCATGACCCAGCGCGACAAGCGCAAGGTGCTGATGGCCTCGCTCGATATCTACCGCCCGGCGGCGATGGAGCAATTGGCCGTGCTGGGGCGTGACCTCGACATTCCGACGCTGCCGATCGTGACGGGGCAAAAGCCGGCGCAAATTGCCAAACGCGCACTCGAAGCCGGCAAGCTCGGCGGCTACGACGTGGTGCTGCTCGACACCGCAGGCCGCACCACGCTCGACGAAGAGATGATGAGCGAGGCAGCCGAGATCAAAGCCACGGCCAATCCGCATGAAGTGCTGCTGGTCGCGGATTCCCTGACCGGCCAGGACGCGGTCAACCTCGCGCGGTCGTTCGATCAGCGCGTCGGCCTGACCGGCATTGTGCTGACGCGCGTCGATGGCGACGGCCGCGGCGGCGCCGCGCTCTCGATGCGCGCGGTGACCGGCAAGCCGATCAAGCTGATCGGCACCGGCGAAAAGACCGATGCACTGGAAGATTTTCACCCGAGCCGCATCGCCGGCCGCATCCTCGGCATGGGCGACGTGGTGTCGCTGGTCGAACGGGCGGCCGCGAACATCGACGCCGAAAAGGCTGCGCGCACCGCCGAACGGATGCGCAAGGGTCAGTTCGACCTCAACGACATGCGCGAGCAGTTGCTGCAGATGGCGAACATGGGCGGCATCAGCGGCTTGATGGGCATGATGCCCGGTATCGCCAAGATGAAGAACCAGATTGCGGCTGCCGGGATCGACGACAAGATCCTCAAGCGCCAGGTCGCGATCATCGATTCGATGACGCGGGCCGAGCGCAAGAACCCGGACATTCTGAAAGCCAGCCGCAAGAAGCGCATCGCCGCCGGCGCCGGCCAGAATGTCGAGCAGGTCAACAAGCTCCTGAAGATGCACCGGAACATGGCCGACATGATGAAGGCGATGGGTTCGGGCAAGCGTGGTCCGCTCGCCGGCATCGCGCAGGCGATGGGTTTTGGCGGCGGCATGAAGCCGCCCTCGCCGGAAGAGATGAAGGCGCTGGCGGACAAGATGCAGGGCGGCGCTGGTCCGGGCGGCCTGCCGAATTTGCCGAAGGATCTTCCCGCCGGCCTGCGTCAGGGATTGCCGAATCTGCCGGGACTTACCGGGCTGAGCGGCAAGCCGACACTGCCGGGCCTCGGCGGCTTTCCAGGAAAGAAGAAATGAGGACACCGTCATTGCGAGCCAACGGGTCCGGCCTTCGGCCGGCCCGATGACAGGCTCCGCGAAGCAATCCATCGATCCGCGAAAAGAAGAATGGATTGCCGCGTCGCTTCGCTCCTCGCAATGACGAACTAAACAACTACCAGGCTTTCAATTAAACCCACACTCAGGAGAACTAAATGTCAGTCGTTATCCGCCTTGCTCGCGCAGGCACCAAGAAGCGCCCGGTCTATCACGTCGTCGTCGCCGACTCGCGCTTTCCCCGCGACGGCCGCTTCATCGAGCGTCTCGGCTATTTCAATCCGCTGCTGCCGAAGGACAATGAATCGCGCCTGAAGCTCGACATGGACAAGGTGAAGTCCTGGCTCGCCAAGGGCGCGCAGCCGTCGGACCGCGTGACGCGCTTCCTGGATGCGGCCGGTGTCGTCAAGCGCGCGCCTCGCAACAACCCGGAAAAGGCCGTGCCGCGCAAGGAGCGCAAGGCCGCCGAAGCCGCCGCGAAGGCGTAAGGCGTAGCGGCGCACGACGGTGAAAACACCGATTTGCGTCGCCCGTATCGGCGCCGCGCATGGCGTGCGCGGCGCGGTGAAACTGTGGACGTTCACCGAGGATCCGCTGGCCGTAAGGCATTACGGCCCGCTGATGACCAAAGACGGCGCGCGCCAGTTCGAGGTGACGCATGTCCGCGAGGCCAAGGATCATCTGGTGGCGACGCTGAAGGGCATCACCACCCGCGAGGACGCCGAACGGCTCAACGGGCTCGAGCTCTATATCGCCCGCGACAAATTGCCTGAGACCGACGAGGACGAGTACTATCACGCCGACCTGATCGGGCTTGCGGCGGTCAACGCCGCCGGCGAGCGGCTCGGCCGCGTGATTGCGATCCATAATTTTGGCGCCGGCGACATTATCGAAATCGCGCCGGACAAGGGCGCGACCATACTGCTGCCGTTCACCAATGCGGTGGTGCCGACAGTCGACCTCGCCAGCAGCCGCGTGGTGATCGAACTGCCGCAGGAAATCGAAGGCGACGACGCCCCGACGCTCACGTGATGGGTTTTGTATGATCTGGCGCGCCACGGTTCTCACGCTCTTCCCCGAGATGTTTCCCGGACCGCTCGGCGTCAGCCTGGCGGGCAAGGCGCTGGGGTCTGGCGTGTGGGCGCTTGAGACGCGCGATATCCGGGCTTCGACGACCGACAAGCATCGCAGCGTCGACGATACACCGGCCGGCGGCGGCCCAGGCATGGTGCTGCGGGCCGACGTGCTGGCCGCGGCGATCGACGCCGCGGAGATCGCTCCCGATCGGCAGCGCCTTCTGATGAGCCCGCGGGGTCGGCCATTGACCCAGTCCATGGTTGCCGAACTGGCAGCGGGGCCTGGCCCCCTGATCGTCTGCGGCCGGTTCGAAGGCGTCGACCAGCGGGTCATCGAGGCCCGGAACCTCGAAGAGGTCTCGGTCGGCGACTACGTGCTGTCAGGGGGTGAGATCGCCGCGATGGCCCTCATTGACGCCTGCGTACGGCTGTTGCCGGGGGTGATGGGCAAGCAGGCCTCGGGCGTAGACGAAAGCTTTTCCGAGGGACTACTGGAATACCCCCAATACACCCGCCCGCAGGAGTTCGAGGGCCGGACGATCCCGGAAGTCCTCGTCTCCGGCGACCACGCCAAAGTGGCGGCCTGGCGGAGGGCCGAGGCCGAAGCCCTGACCCGGGCGCGCCGACCGGATTTGTGGGCGGCGAGGGGCGGCCAAAAAGGCACAAAAAGCACGACAGACGGGTGACAAGCGCGGTCCGATGCCTTATACGGGCGCCAAATCCGCACACGCGCAGGATAGATGGACGTTTGCGCAGCCCCCGAAAGGCTGGGCGCGCCGCCGATGGAGATTTCAATGAACCTCATTCAACAGCTCGAAAAAGAGCAATTCGAAAAACTGTCGGCGACCAAGTCGATCCCGGAATTCGGCCCCGGCGATACCGTGATCGTCAACGTCAAGGTGGTCGAAGGCGAGCGCACCCGCGTGCAGGCCTATGAAGGCGTCTGCATCGGCCGTTCCGGTGGCGGGCTCAACGAGAGCTTCACCGTCCGCAAGATTTCCTACGGTGAAGGCGTCGAGCGCGTGTTCCCGGTGATGTCGCCGATGATCGACTCGATCAAGGTGGTGCGCCGCGGCAAGGTGCGCCGCGCCAAGCTGTATTACCTGCGCAGCCTGCGCGGCAAGTCGGCCCGCATCGTCGAGAAGCAGGATCGCGCCGCCGCCGTCGGCGAGTAATTCGTCCCGGACGGGATGTGACGAAAAGGCGCGGGGTTTGGCCCCGCGCTTTTTTGTTGCGGCCCTCGTCATTGCGAGAAGCCAACGGGTCGCGCCAATGCGCGCCCCGTTGGCTTCTCGCAATGACGGCTGGTTACAAACGCATATCGCGCTTGGATACCTCATGTGCTATGAGGCTGGAATGGTTCTAGATCGTACCAGCGCCGCCTTCGGCACCGCCCCGCGAATCGTCATCGACGATCGCTCGCGCCTGCCCGGCCGCTTTTTCGGACGGTTCGCGACGTCGGCCACGTCCGAGCTTGCGCGCGCGGCTTGACGCTGCGCTGACGTCCGCTGCTTGCGCATTTGCGCTTGACCGCTCACACAGAAATTCTTTTTGGAGCTTACGCTCATGTCCAAACCGACCACGCTGTACGACAAGATCTGGAACGACCATCTGGTGCACGAAGCCGAAGACGGCACCTGCCTGCTCTATATCGACCGCCATCTGGTGCATGAAGTGACCTCGCCGCAGGCGTTCGAAGGCCTGCGCGCGACGGGACGCAAGGTTCACGCGCCGGAGAAGACGCTCGCCGTCGTCGATCACAACGTTCCGACCACCGACCGCACAAAACCCAATCCCGATCCTGAAAGCGCCGAGCAGATCAAGGCGCTGGCTGAGAACGCCAGGGAATTCGGCATCGAATATTACAACGAGTTCGACAAGCGCCAGGGCATCGTGCACGTGATCGGTCCCGAGCAGGGCTTTACCCTGCCCGGCACCACCATCGTCTGCGGCGACAGCCACACCTCGACCCACGGCGCTTTCGGCGCGCTGGCGCACGGCATCGGCACCTCGGAAGTCGAGCACGTGCTGGCGACGCAGACGCTGATCCAGAAGAAGGCGAAGAACATGCGCGCGGTGGTCGACGGCAAGTTACCCGACGGCGTCACCGGCAAGGATATCATCCTGGCAATCATCGGCGAGATCGGCACCGCCGGCGGCACCGGCTACGTGCTGGAATATGCCGGCGATGCGATCCGCGCGCTGACGATGGAAGGCCGCATGACGGTCTGCAACATGTCGATCGAAGGCGGCGCCCGCGCCGGCCTGGTCGCGCCGGACGAGAAGGCGTTCGAGTTCCTGAAAGGCCGCCCGAAATCGCCGACGGGCGCCGATTGGGATGCCGCGATGCGCTATTGGGAAAAGCTGCGTTCCGACGAGAGCGCGCATTTCGATCACGAGATCCGGCTGGATGCGGCGAAGCTGCCGCCGATCGTGACCTGGGGCACCTCGCCCGAGGACGTGGTGTCGATCTCGGGCTTCGTGCCCGATCCCGACAAGATCGAGGACGAGGCCAAGCGGCTTTCGAAACATCGCGCGCTGAAATATATGGGCCTGACCGCGGGCACCAAGATCACCGACATCAAGCTTGACCGCGTCTTCATCGGCTCCTGCACCAACGGCCGCATCGAGGATCTGCGCGCAGCCGCAAAGATCGCCGAGGGCAAGACGGTCAACGCCAACGTCAACGCGATGATCGTGCCGGGCTCCGGCATCGTGAAGGATCAGGCGGAAGCCGAAGGCCTCGACAAGATCTTCATCAAGGCGGGCTTTGAGTGGCGCGAGCCGGGCTGCTCGATGTGTCTTGCCATGAACCCGGACAAGCTGGCGCCGGAAGAGCGCTGCGCCTCGACCTCGAACCGCAATTTCGAGGGCCGCCAGGGTTTCAAGGGCCGCACCCACCTGGTGTCGCCCGCGATGGCCGCGGCTGCGGCGATTGCCGGGCACTTCGTTGACATCAGGGAATGGCGTTAACGCTTCCTTTGTTTAGATAGCGAGACGTTCCGGAAACGCCGCGTTAACAGGCAAAGCGCACACTGGTCCCTTGCGAGGCGCTTCGCGAGGGACTTTGGCCGTGACCGACAAGTCTGAATTCGTCGATATGATCAGCGAGGCCACGCGGCAGGTGAGGCGCCGCACGACGCCGCGCATCGTCGACCTGCAGCCGGTCGCCACCAGGGAAGCTTCGCGCCTCAGCCACTGGCCGCCGGAACACTGGCAGCAATGGCGGATGGAGAAGCTCACGCCGTGGAAGATCAAGCCTTGGGAAGGCAAGGACTGGTAGTCCGCAGCATTCCCTGCCGTTCGAGAATACAGGCACCCGATTGGGGCGCCTGTTTCGCTTTTGCTCTCACCAGTAACCGTAGTAGCCGGCGCGCCAGTAAGGCCGATACCAAGGTCTGCAGATCCTGCGCGGCCCGTAATAGGTCCAAATCACGCGGCAACGGCGCGGATAATAGTAGGCCGGATACGTGTAGTAGGCCGGCGCGTAGTAGAATCGACGATGGAAGTGACGCCGGTGGCCGAAGTGAGGCCGATGGAAGACGTGAGGCCGGTGGAACGCATGACGATGTACGAAGCGGTGTCCGCCGCCATGGAAGACGGGCCCCCTGCGAAACCCGCCGCCATGAAAGGCGGGGCCTGCGCGAAAGCCGCCACCGCGGTGAATTGCCATGCCACCGCCC belongs to Bradyrhizobium icense and includes:
- the ffh gene encoding signal recognition particle protein; the encoded protein is MFDNLSEKLGGILDRLTGRGSLSEADVDAAMREVRRALLEADVALEVVRSFTERVREQAVGATVVKSVTPGQMVVKIVHDELIATLGADGQTIDLNAVPPVAIMMVGLQGSGKTTTTAKLARRMTQRDKRKVLMASLDIYRPAAMEQLAVLGRDLDIPTLPIVTGQKPAQIAKRALEAGKLGGYDVVLLDTAGRTTLDEEMMSEAAEIKATANPHEVLLVADSLTGQDAVNLARSFDQRVGLTGIVLTRVDGDGRGGAALSMRAVTGKPIKLIGTGEKTDALEDFHPSRIAGRILGMGDVVSLVERAAANIDAEKAARTAERMRKGQFDLNDMREQLLQMANMGGISGLMGMMPGIAKMKNQIAAAGIDDKILKRQVAIIDSMTRAERKNPDILKASRKKRIAAGAGQNVEQVNKLLKMHRNMADMMKAMGSGKRGPLAGIAQAMGFGGGMKPPSPEEMKALADKMQGGAGPGGLPNLPKDLPAGLRQGLPNLPGLTGLSGKPTLPGLGGFPGKKK
- the rpsP gene encoding 30S ribosomal protein S16, with the protein product MSVVIRLARAGTKKRPVYHVVVADSRFPRDGRFIERLGYFNPLLPKDNESRLKLDMDKVKSWLAKGAQPSDRVTRFLDAAGVVKRAPRNNPEKAVPRKERKAAEAAAKA
- the rimM gene encoding ribosome maturation factor RimM (Essential for efficient processing of 16S rRNA), with translation MKTPICVARIGAAHGVRGAVKLWTFTEDPLAVRHYGPLMTKDGARQFEVTHVREAKDHLVATLKGITTREDAERLNGLELYIARDKLPETDEDEYYHADLIGLAAVNAAGERLGRVIAIHNFGAGDIIEIAPDKGATILLPFTNAVVPTVDLASSRVVIELPQEIEGDDAPTLT
- the trmD gene encoding tRNA (guanosine(37)-N1)-methyltransferase TrmD, with protein sequence MIWRATVLTLFPEMFPGPLGVSLAGKALGSGVWALETRDIRASTTDKHRSVDDTPAGGGPGMVLRADVLAAAIDAAEIAPDRQRLLMSPRGRPLTQSMVAELAAGPGPLIVCGRFEGVDQRVIEARNLEEVSVGDYVLSGGEIAAMALIDACVRLLPGVMGKQASGVDESFSEGLLEYPQYTRPQEFEGRTIPEVLVSGDHAKVAAWRRAEAEALTRARRPDLWAARGGQKGTKSTTDG
- the rplS gene encoding 50S ribosomal protein L19, whose protein sequence is MNLIQQLEKEQFEKLSATKSIPEFGPGDTVIVNVKVVEGERTRVQAYEGVCIGRSGGGLNESFTVRKISYGEGVERVFPVMSPMIDSIKVVRRGKVRRAKLYYLRSLRGKSARIVEKQDRAAAVGE
- the leuC gene encoding 3-isopropylmalate dehydratase large subunit gives rise to the protein MSKPTTLYDKIWNDHLVHEAEDGTCLLYIDRHLVHEVTSPQAFEGLRATGRKVHAPEKTLAVVDHNVPTTDRTKPNPDPESAEQIKALAENAREFGIEYYNEFDKRQGIVHVIGPEQGFTLPGTTIVCGDSHTSTHGAFGALAHGIGTSEVEHVLATQTLIQKKAKNMRAVVDGKLPDGVTGKDIILAIIGEIGTAGGTGYVLEYAGDAIRALTMEGRMTVCNMSIEGGARAGLVAPDEKAFEFLKGRPKSPTGADWDAAMRYWEKLRSDESAHFDHEIRLDAAKLPPIVTWGTSPEDVVSISGFVPDPDKIEDEAKRLSKHRALKYMGLTAGTKITDIKLDRVFIGSCTNGRIEDLRAAAKIAEGKTVNANVNAMIVPGSGIVKDQAEAEGLDKIFIKAGFEWREPGCSMCLAMNPDKLAPEERCASTSNRNFEGRQGFKGRTHLVSPAMAAAAAIAGHFVDIREWR